The window atctCTATGAATTATAATGAtttcggaaatgatattgctaatgattccaacatctgctttggcacgcataagatcacgaagctcaaataaacaatctccaaacttaggatcattgggattcatcttattcaaagcaatagacttgtgaagaatctcatctaagtttttcaaggaatggtccagaaatcgttcctcaagaaatctccatatagtataagcacattcaagagttggcaagcgagcaatcaaatttctaggcaaacctctagtgataagattgatagttctaagattgcgaatcatatcAAGAAACTCAtaaggggtaggatgcaaggggtcaacaaggggcccacaaggagtagtaatgtacttgttcaagtgatattcattgaagatCTCAACCATCTCATTTTTAAGCaataaagaactctccatcaagaataggcactctacgtctaatactctcaatcgtagactcatccatcttcctccaatggtgtttaaaccaaagcaattgagaccaaagctctgataccaattgtaaggatcgagaagaggtgtctagaggggggggagggggtgattagaccctcaacaagtaaagataGTAGTTTTTAGGTTTTTCGAGTTGAGGTTgcaaattagcacaatttcaagcattcacaatacaattcaagcaagcatgcaaagagtatatgagcagcagaaagtaaagcatgcaacttgcaataaagtaaagggatgtgattggagtgtgcaaacgcaattggagacacagaggtttttggcgtggttccgataggtggtgctatcatacatccacgttggtggagacttcaacccacgaagggtaacgactgcgcgagtccacggaggactgCACCCACGAAGGGGTCCACGAAGAAgcgaccttgtctatcccaccatggtcatcgcccatgaaggacttgcctcactagggtagatcttcacgaagtaggcgatctccttgcccttacaaacttcttggttcaactccacaatcttgacggaggctcccaagtgacacctaaccaatctaggagacaccactctccaaaaggtaatagatggtgtgttgatgatgaactccttgctcttgtgcttcaaatgatagtctccccaacactcaactctctctcacagaatttggctatggtggaaagatgatttgagtggaaagcaacttggggaaggctagagatcaagattattgtggttggattggaatgtcttggtctcaacacatgagtaggtggttctctctcagaaaatgagtagtggaagtgtaggcacgttctgatggctctctcacatatggagaagggggtggaggggtatatatagcctccacacaaaatctaaccgttacacacaaattcccaaactcggtgggaccgaatggttaaactcggtcagaccgacttggttcaaaatgtgaacgttaggcatttcggtgggaccgacaacatcaactcggtgagaccgatgcgctagggttagggtaaaacctcatctcggtgagaccgatcacatgaattcggtgagaccgatttcagtaataagcaaacagagacttggtcatgcaaactcggtgggaccgatcgctcatctcgattagactgaaacgttacgaaaagggaacagggagtttgcaatgccaactcggtgggaccgatcgctcacttcggttagaccgaaacgttacgaagggaaacagaaagtttgcattcccatctcggtgagaccgaaatccctatcggtaagaccgaactgattagggtttgtggatatgactatgtcaagtgaactcggtggcgccggatagatcaaatcgatggggtcgaatttgactttaggtttaggacatatgtggaaatgagaaagtggttgggagctttggagcatatcactaagcactttgagcaagcaagccattaagcaacacctcatcctcttttaatagtattggctttcctatggactcaatgtgatcttgtatcactaaaatgaaaatgtagagtctaaagcttttgccaatgtttgtccttagcatctggaaggggttccacatcctcttgtcctgccactccaatgttgaactcatctgaaatatactaggtagaagtattagtccaacaagagatatgttgacattaattaccaaaatcacccagggagcacttgtgctttcatattGGCAGGAGGCCATCCCGGTGTCGTGGCCTGACGCCCACTTGCCGAACGACTGGCACCTTAACCAGAGAGGGCCCAGTGCTTGTCGTTACGGCCTCCGGCCGCACGCACTATGCTGAGATACACCATTTTTGAGCTCAGCTCCATGAGGACCTCCACCATGACGCGACGCTCGCCGTTAACTCGCCGTTCTGGGACACTTGATTCTGCGACGAGCACGACATGCAGCACCGGTCACACTTTGCCGCTTATGCGCATGCTCCCACTCACCCTCATGTGCGTGCTCCCAGCCCCTCGCGTGCGCATGCTCCGAGTCCCCCGCCACCCCTGTCACCAGTCGAGGAGGCCGGCGGCGTACAAGAAGTCCCTCGAGGAGTCCAAGCTCGACGAGCTCATAGAATGAGACGGCATGGCGAAGCAACTGGCTGCATCGACCGCAGGCGATGTCGCCGTGCCCGAGCAGCGGCAGTTGGAGGGCCATGATGGGTGGGCATCATTGGTGGGGCAATCGCGGTCGTTGACGACCATGGTGCCCTGCACGCCGAAGTGGGTGTCGGGCCCGGCCGTGTGGGTGGGTGCGAACATGTGGTCACTCAGCAGCAGGAAGAGGCGCCCCGCTGCACCAGTGCACGCGCCAGCGCCACAATCGGCGGTAGTTCCATGGTTGTTTCCATGAGATCATCTGGCCTTTGTTGACCTCACCAGTGAGGACGACAGGgacgaacgacgaccaccaccacaacTAGATGTAAGGTTTTATTATGACCTTTTAGTTTAATTAATGTAAGCCGGGACTTTTGGTGACAAAGTGAAATACTTTTAATTTTAAAATATTGTGTAAATCTGAAATGCGCATCCATCGTTTTGGACGCACCTACGGGCcatcagacaagatgaccctggtgtCCGCTTGGCCGACCGAAATAGATAAAAACGAACACATCGTGTATCTGTTTGGGTCGACCGGTTGGAATTGCCCTGAAAGTCAGTCCCCTAGTTCGTTGCAAGCTCCTCTCcaatcagctttgttcttgggctgGCTGTCTAGGCTGCGCCGCGGGCCAAATCTCACACCCATGGGCTAGTACTTTTTCCACGCCCTGGGCCATGGTCTGGGCTGCCTAGGTCCCAGCTATTCCTTTAGCTGCTGGATAAGAAAGTTCAAAACTTCATATTTTTGGTACTCTGACTAATGCAGTTAGCATGTTGCAAACCAAACATATTATTttagcgaaccaacctgtggttgggtggttagagggactgtggtatccccagcccaccagggtttaaATCCTGGTGCTGATTTTTTGTCGAAAAAGACTACCTGTCGAACAAAATTGCTAGAAAAGACCCATTCTGAGACAAATTGGCAAAAAGGACCCCCTCGACCGTGGCGGCAGGCGTGCCAAGCGACACATGGCACATGCCGCCACGGGGCGAGGCGGCAGCCCCTGCCCCACGGCGCCAGGCGGCAGGCTGCAAATAACAGGAATCGACGAGCCGCGACGGAACGGGCTGGCGTGGTGGGCCCAGCCGCCTCACTGGCTGGCGGCAGCACTATACGTGGTGGGCCTGGCCGCCTCGCGCAAAGGCGGCAGGCTGTGCACTGCACCAGAATCGTCCAGGCGGCGGGCGGCATGTACGTCCCTGGGCATTATTAATTGATCCCATGCTAAAGAAAAAAAAAGGTTGGTCAGCATTTGACTAGCTTGCTCGGGTCAAGATTAATAGCTCCGTGCATGAATTTTGTGTGAAAGCTGGCTTATCTGAGTCTTGACTAGCTTGCTCGAGCGGGTCAAGGTTCAATAGCTCCGTGCACTATGCTTGTCGTGCCATACGCGAGGCCGGCTGGCGCGCAGCAGTGCACAGCCTGCCGCCTGGGCGCGAGGCGGCAAGGCCCACCACGTACAGTGCTGCCGCCAGCCAGTGAGGCGGCAGGGCCCACTATGCCAGCCCGTTCCGTCGCGGCTCGTCGATGCCCGTTACTTGCAGCTTGCCGCCTGGCGCCGTGGCGGCAGGCGCTGCCGCCTCGCCCCGTGGCGGCATATGCCACGCGTTGCCTGGCGCGCCTGCCGCCACGGATGAGGGGGTCTTTTTTGCCAATTTGTCTCGAAGGGGGTCTTTTCTAGCAATTTTGTTTGGTAGGTGGTCTTTTTGGACAAAAATTcttctggtgctcgcatttatttttaaatttatttcaGGACTGGAGGTGCTTATAGAGGTAGGGTATGCATGTATGCGTTCATATGGGTGAGTATATGCGCGTGTATATAAGCATTTGCATCTGTATAATGTTTAAAAAAATCAAACATATTACTTCCGTCCCAAAGTTGTActgcctctgtcccataatataaggcgtaaacgtcttatattgtgggacggagggaatagTAACTTTGTATTAATCAGCAACACTTATTTTAGGACGAAATAAGTATATCTTATTTTTCAATGTGATTTATGAACTCCAACTTATTGACATATTAGCTCGGGCAATTAGCATGTGAACGAGGAAGTATTACACATCACACAAATAGTCATATGTTTCTATGTAGAAGTTAGACATTTCACAGTAGTCTTCAAAGAATGGTGCCTTACACCGGTGCCATTGAAATTTCGTTTACAACACACATTAGGACTCAAAAGGCACATAACATTCATTAATGAGATTAAATTGTTTGGTACAAACGTGACACGATTTATTTGCTTTGGCAAACATACACTCCTGCATCGTTCAGTTCAAGCGACTGATCAGTACACACGAGTACACGACGGGTATGGTATAATGTTACAGATTCCTGTAGTAGTCTACTCAGATTCACTAGTATACAAATAGTTCCTATTCATGATTATAGGCCTTGAATCCCTGACAAGCCGGTCCATACTATTATCTACAAACAACAACTTACATAGCGATACAAGAATTCCTGAACTGATGTATGCTTTTAATCAAAGGGGTCGATTCGAGGATCATGCTCACTTGCCATTGCCATCCCTGTACAGAGGCATGTGGGGCACATCACCTGCAAACATATCGTTACATGTCATGTTTCGTTTGAGTCTCAAAACCAGATAGCATGCAGGCTAGAATGTAACATACTCATACGAGCCAATATTAATTAGAATTTTGTGTGTGTTGATTCAGAAACAGGGTGGTGTGTTCAGTTCAGCATGCAAAGGACTGCTTTACCTTTCCAGCACCAGAGCAGTTTGGACATCTCTCGGTTTTTGGTGCTGATAAAGGTTGATCACCATCACTGAATGTTGAAACAGGCTCAGTAAGCACAACAGCTCCCGTGCTTGAACAGCGGGCACAAGCCAGATACCCTACAGCAACATCATGGAATCTCCTCAGTGAGTTTAAACTTAAAGCTATCAAATAGCCACCCAAGTATAAGGGATGCACAATAAGCTATCATGTATATGCAATTATAGCTACTATCTCTATCAATCCATCTGAGATTTGTTCCCTGTTTGATCTTAGACTAAGCAGGCAATGAAGTAAGTTTACCCGTCTCGGATTTGAAACTGGGTTTAGACGGTGTAATATAATTTTGCACTAAATTATCACCGTCAACATTAAGTATTATGTGGAATCTTCCCTGTTCTGTGCATATATGATAAGAGTTCTCTGAGAGGGGGAGGGGGTACCAGTTCCTAAACAATATTTGCACCGTTTATGCTCCTGTTGCTTGACATTGTTTATCTCAACAACCATTAGGGCGGAGATAACTCCGACTGCTCCACCTGAGAAGGATGCCACAATAGGATCTACCTGGCTACAATATCAGGTAGACAAATGGATGAAAGGGCAGTAAATAATCATTCAAATTCCATAGATAAAAGATGCTTCATAAATTAGACTAGATCATGCAACTGTGATGGCACCTCAGTTGCATAGGCAGATGAACATTTCGGATGAAATCTGCATAAGATGTGCCTCCTATACCAAGTTTAAGTTCCAGCTGCAGGGAGAGCACATCAAGTTGTTACACATCCACCACGTTGTTTCATGATGAGATCAGTTAGAGTAGCAACAATTGCCAATCCAAAATCGAGAATGTAACTTACAATTGGTGCAAGAAATCCACCAAAGACCATTATTGCAGCAATGAGAGAGAAACATGTAGCATAGTAGACCTTCAGATTAGCTGCACTCTGTTTACAAGAAAGTAATGGTAACTAACTGCTTTCGAGATTCAAATTCAATACGTTATTATGTCATGGCGTGTAAAGTATTAAAATGCTGTTGCATAATAGCTTTGGGTCTGGTAAGGGCCTACTAACCAGGGGAGGCAAAAAGGGTATGAATGATGGAAAATCTGGGAGTTCTCCTTCAGGCTCTTCATTTGAGATTCCAAGTTCAGCATTTTTTATTCTTTGTTGTATTCTCAATCTGCGAATCTGTGtgaaaaaagagaggaaaatatgatgccCGAATGTATATGATAGTGGCTTTGACATTATTGCAAAGCAGAACTCACTCGAAGGCATAATTGAAAGAAGCCAagctgaatcataaacagaaagaaGATACACTAGAAGGGCAAAAACTAATCCTAAAGGATCCATGGATGTTCCAAACTAGTTCCAAGTTTGTTGTACCTGCACGGTTTGCACCATCCTTGGATAACGTAGTTCGGCCTCACAAGTTCTAGCTCATTATTGAATTAAAAAATCAAGTA is drawn from Triticum dicoccoides isolate Atlit2015 ecotype Zavitan chromosome 6B, WEW_v2.0, whole genome shotgun sequence and contains these coding sequences:
- the LOC119322934 gene encoding protein ORANGE, chloroplastic-like — encoded protein: MLCSGRMLACSGLSPGRLRPPRAYADRLRPPLSARRWRVAASAAAPGGSPDLPSSSSTPPPFGAGDEQAAAAAASSSSGFCIIEGPETVQDFDKLDLQEILDNIRSRRNKIFLHMEEIRRLRIQQRIKNAELGISNEEPEGELPDFPSFIPFLPPLSAANLKVYYATCFSLIAAIMVFGGFLAPILELKLGIGGTSYADFIRNVHLPMQLSQVDPIVASFSGGAVGVISALMVVEINNVKQQEHKRCKYCLGTGYLACARCSSTGAVVLTEPVSTFSDGDQPLSAPKTERCPNCSGAGKVMCPTCLCTGMAMASEHDPRIDPFD